The proteins below come from a single Bryobacter aggregatus MPL3 genomic window:
- a CDS encoding efflux RND transporter periplasmic adaptor subunit has translation MNSRFLFFFSCLAAFGTVFLAGCKPTATVSTKAPDAPAIPVVTAVVTRAAIPVEISVVGSVEASETVQIKSQVAGQILKVLFQEGQTVQKGDLLFQLDEQPFRQALTQFEAAVARDRGALRQAEAVLNRDNAQAKLAKSEAERYAELQKSGIISATQYEQLKTAGDVAQAGVAASRAAIESAQANLANDLAGVERAKLDISYCSVRSPITGRAGMLLVHAGNLVKVNDVPLVVINRIAPVFVSFNVPERHLTAIRRLYTSGRVSVRATLRDQPDVVANGVLSVIDNAVDASTGTIRLKAKFENANSVLWPGQFADVVLGLGSVAQATLVPAESVQPGQKGPMVYRVKPDMTVEIVQVTTGESVAGKLQILSGVEPGDVLVTDGQLRLSAGAKVKKGVDPTAGVVAP, from the coding sequence TTGAACTCTCGATTTCTCTTTTTCTTCTCCTGCCTTGCTGCCTTCGGGACGGTCTTCCTGGCAGGCTGCAAACCGACTGCAACTGTCTCCACCAAGGCGCCCGATGCGCCGGCGATTCCCGTGGTGACGGCAGTGGTGACCCGCGCGGCAATCCCCGTTGAGATTAGCGTCGTCGGCTCTGTCGAAGCCTCTGAGACGGTACAGATCAAATCCCAAGTGGCCGGGCAGATCTTGAAAGTATTGTTCCAGGAAGGCCAGACCGTGCAAAAAGGCGATCTGCTCTTTCAGTTGGATGAGCAACCCTTCCGTCAGGCCCTTACCCAATTTGAGGCCGCCGTTGCACGGGACCGCGGAGCCTTGCGCCAAGCCGAGGCGGTCCTGAATCGCGACAACGCCCAGGCGAAACTGGCCAAGTCTGAAGCCGAGCGCTACGCCGAACTCCAGAAGAGCGGCATCATCTCCGCAACCCAATACGAGCAGCTCAAAACCGCGGGCGATGTGGCACAGGCCGGTGTGGCCGCTTCTCGCGCTGCGATCGAGAGTGCCCAGGCGAATCTCGCCAATGATCTGGCAGGCGTGGAACGCGCAAAACTCGACATCTCCTATTGCTCGGTGCGCTCGCCGATCACAGGCCGCGCCGGAATGCTCCTGGTGCATGCCGGAAATCTAGTAAAGGTGAACGACGTTCCCCTGGTAGTCATCAATCGGATTGCTCCGGTCTTTGTGAGTTTCAATGTCCCGGAACGGCATCTCACGGCAATTCGCCGCCTCTATACTTCGGGACGTGTGTCTGTCCGCGCGACGCTCCGCGACCAGCCCGATGTTGTCGCCAATGGAGTGCTCAGCGTAATCGACAATGCCGTCGATGCAAGCACCGGAACCATTCGTCTGAAAGCGAAGTTTGAAAATGCGAACAGCGTCCTGTGGCCTGGGCAGTTTGCCGATGTTGTGCTTGGACTGGGCAGCGTCGCACAAGCGACACTCGTGCCCGCCGAGTCTGTGCAGCCTGGCCAGAAGGGTCCGATGGTCTATCGCGTAAAGCCGGATATGACGGTCGAGATCGTCCAGGTGACCACCGGCGAAAGTGTCGCCGGAAAACTGCAGATTTTGAGTGGCGTGGAGCCGGGAGATGTACTGGTGACCGACGGGCAGCTTCGTCTCAGCGCGGGCGCTAAAGTGAAGAAAGGTGTCGACCCGACGGCAGGAGTGGTAGCGCCTTGA
- a CDS encoding efflux RND transporter permease subunit, with protein sequence MNLSFNFSKPFIERPVMTTLVTSSIILFGTLAFRLLPVAALPAIDYPTIQVQAALPGASPETMATSVATPLEREFSTIAGIDSMSSTNAQGSTSITIQFELSRDIDAAAQDVQSAIAKAGGRLPTTMPRPPSFQKVNPAEQPIVYLALHSKSQPLYTVNEYADTQLAQRISMVSGVSRVNIFGVQKYAVRIQMDPDRMAARNISVEDVQRAIQTSNTNLPTGRLDGDKQAVTIQSSGTLANAAAYRPVIIAWRGGTPVRLDQIATVLDGVENDKNIGWYNGERSVILAVQRQPGTNTVEIVDKIRELLPEFRKEIPPTIELDIENDTSRSIRASIHDVEFTLMLTVVLVIMVIFIFLRNIPATLIPGLAVPISLVGTFGAMYLLGYSLNNLSLMALTLSVGFVVDDAIVMLENIVRHMEMGKPRMQAALDASQEVGFTIVSMTISLIAVFIPVLFLGGIVGRLLHEFSVTIVVAILISGFVSLTLTPMLGSRMLTSEHGKAHGWLYRSFESAFDGLASLYAATLRPALKWHGVTMGIAITMLVGTIYLFLQMPTGFIPSTDTGMFFSQTQAAQDISFASMAAHQQAVAAKFQAHPDVAGVVSFVSRGNGGFVATRTKPLESRSKSVDEIINELRPQVAEVPGVMTFIQNPPPIRIGGQQSQSAYQLTLQSTDLKAMYLWAPRLMDAMKKLPGFVDVNTDLQIASPELNVEIDRDRAQALGISPQQIQSTLYGAYGQREVTTIYSPANQYAVILEVEAKYQKDATSLKKLYLRSATGALVPLDSLVKAESRSGPLTINHFGQLPAVTISFNLQPGFALGQAAGAVGEAIKDLRMPSVITTNFQGTVKEFQKSFDNMTILLVVAVLVIFIVLGILYESFIHPITILSGLPSAVFGALATLLLFGKQLDLYAFVGLIMLFGVVKKNAIMMIDFAIAAQKEGMDPKEAIWQGCILRFRPIMMTTAAALLGTLPIAMAYGEGSDARQPLGLAVVGGLLVSQLLTLYITPVIYLYLERFRNLGRRKAKHKLEPVEVQVA encoded by the coding sequence TTGAATCTCAGTTTCAACTTCTCAAAGCCCTTCATCGAGCGGCCCGTGATGACGACGCTGGTGACCTCGTCGATCATTCTGTTTGGCACGCTCGCCTTCCGCCTGCTTCCCGTGGCGGCATTGCCTGCGATTGACTATCCCACTATTCAGGTGCAGGCCGCATTGCCAGGAGCGAGTCCGGAGACCATGGCCACGAGTGTCGCGACGCCACTCGAACGTGAGTTCTCGACGATTGCCGGCATTGATTCCATGAGTTCGACGAATGCCCAGGGCTCGACGTCGATCACCATCCAGTTTGAACTCAGCCGCGATATCGACGCCGCGGCCCAGGACGTACAAAGTGCGATTGCCAAGGCCGGCGGCCGCCTGCCCACCACGATGCCGCGGCCTCCTTCGTTCCAGAAAGTGAATCCGGCCGAGCAGCCGATCGTCTATCTGGCGTTGCACTCGAAGTCGCAACCGCTCTACACGGTGAACGAGTATGCCGACACGCAACTCGCACAGCGTATCTCGATGGTGAGCGGCGTCTCGCGCGTGAACATCTTTGGCGTGCAGAAGTATGCCGTACGCATCCAGATGGATCCGGATCGCATGGCCGCCCGCAACATTTCTGTCGAAGACGTCCAGCGAGCCATCCAGACCAGCAATACGAATCTGCCCACCGGCCGGCTCGATGGCGATAAACAAGCCGTGACCATCCAATCGAGCGGCACGCTTGCCAATGCTGCCGCCTATCGTCCCGTGATTATTGCCTGGCGCGGGGGCACACCCGTGCGGTTGGATCAGATTGCTACGGTGCTGGACGGTGTCGAGAACGACAAAAATATTGGCTGGTACAACGGCGAGCGCAGCGTCATTCTCGCAGTGCAACGGCAGCCCGGAACGAATACAGTGGAGATCGTCGATAAGATCCGCGAACTGCTTCCCGAGTTCCGCAAGGAGATCCCGCCAACGATTGAGTTGGATATTGAGAACGACACCTCGCGATCCATCCGGGCCTCGATCCATGACGTTGAATTCACACTGATGCTCACTGTGGTGCTGGTCATCATGGTGATCTTTATCTTCTTACGCAACATTCCCGCGACCTTGATTCCAGGGCTCGCCGTGCCCATTTCATTGGTGGGCACCTTTGGCGCGATGTACCTGCTCGGCTATAGCTTGAACAATCTTTCGCTGATGGCGCTCACGCTCTCGGTGGGCTTTGTGGTGGATGACGCCATCGTAATGCTGGAGAACATCGTTCGTCATATGGAGATGGGCAAGCCGCGCATGCAGGCGGCTCTCGATGCCTCGCAGGAAGTTGGATTCACGATCGTCTCGATGACCATTTCGCTGATTGCCGTCTTCATCCCGGTTCTCTTTCTGGGAGGGATTGTCGGCAGACTGCTGCACGAGTTCTCCGTGACGATTGTAGTCGCGATCCTGATCTCCGGCTTTGTTTCGCTCACCCTTACACCGATGCTCGGAAGCCGGATGCTGACCTCCGAACATGGCAAAGCGCATGGCTGGTTGTACCGCTCCTTTGAGTCTGCGTTTGACGGATTGGCTTCGCTCTATGCCGCTACCTTAAGACCGGCCTTGAAGTGGCACGGGGTCACGATGGGAATCGCGATCACCATGCTGGTGGGTACGATCTATCTCTTCCTGCAGATGCCGACCGGATTCATTCCGAGCACCGACACCGGGATGTTCTTCTCACAAACCCAGGCCGCACAGGATATTTCTTTTGCGTCGATGGCCGCACACCAACAGGCGGTGGCCGCTAAGTTCCAGGCACATCCCGATGTAGCAGGCGTCGTTTCCTTTGTTTCTCGTGGCAACGGCGGTTTTGTCGCTACCAGAACGAAGCCATTGGAATCCCGCAGCAAATCTGTGGACGAAATCATCAACGAACTCCGGCCCCAGGTGGCGGAAGTACCGGGAGTGATGACCTTCATTCAGAATCCGCCGCCGATCCGGATCGGCGGACAGCAGTCCCAAAGCGCCTACCAATTGACCCTGCAAAGTACAGACTTGAAGGCAATGTATCTGTGGGCCCCCCGCTTGATGGATGCGATGAAGAAATTGCCGGGCTTTGTCGACGTCAACACCGATCTGCAGATTGCCAGTCCGGAGCTCAATGTGGAGATCGACCGCGACCGCGCACAGGCACTGGGAATCTCGCCACAACAGATCCAGAGCACACTCTACGGCGCCTATGGGCAACGCGAGGTCACAACCATCTATTCCCCGGCGAATCAGTATGCGGTGATTTTGGAAGTGGAGGCGAAGTATCAGAAGGATGCTACTTCCTTGAAGAAACTCTACTTGCGATCGGCCACGGGAGCGCTGGTTCCCTTGGACAGCCTGGTGAAAGCGGAATCGAGAAGCGGCCCGCTGACCATCAACCACTTTGGACAGTTGCCCGCCGTCACGATCTCGTTCAATCTGCAACCGGGCTTCGCGCTCGGACAAGCAGCCGGCGCGGTTGGGGAAGCGATTAAGGATCTGCGAATGCCCTCGGTGATCACCACCAACTTCCAGGGCACGGTGAAGGAATTCCAGAAGTCGTTTGACAACATGACGATCCTGCTGGTCGTTGCCGTGCTGGTGATCTTTATCGTGTTGGGGATTCTTTACGAGAGCTTCATCCATCCGATCACGATCCTGAGCGGTCTGCCCTCGGCGGTATTCGGAGCCCTTGCGACGCTGTTACTCTTTGGAAAGCAACTGGATCTGTATGCTTTCGTCGGGTTGATCATGCTCTTCGGCGTGGTGAAGAAGAATGCGATCATGATGATCGATTTCGCGATCGCGGCGCAGAAGGAAGGCATGGACCCGAAAGAAGCCATCTGGCAGGGCTGCATTCTACGCTTCCGTCCGATCATGATGACGACGGCAGCCGCGCTTCTGGGCACTCTCCCTATCGCTATGGCCTACGGGGAGGGGTCTGATGCGAGACAACCGCTAGGGCTGGCAGTCGTCGGAGGTTTGCTCGTCAGCCAATTGCTCACGCTTTATATCACCCCCGTGATTTACCTCTATCTGGAGCGATTCCGGAACTTGGGACGACGGAAGGCAAAGCACAAATTGGAGCCGGTAGAAGTGCAAGTCGCCTAG
- a CDS encoding alpha/beta hydrolase, which yields MKLVIHPSIALTILASALSAQLPSPAPEIAGKIEEENHYPNHEVTFANGVSGFSNLVYAQPLGYRPLSLDLYLPPKTLPRADAGHPLIVFLHGGGWMDGDPQRSGAFVDFPSVLASLAEKGYVVASIEYRLSGEAIFPAQLQDAKAAIRWLRSQASLYGIDPSRAMAWGVAAGGHLAALLGVSCHVAALASRSNASDPSDCVQGSVVWSGVFDMATIAVQARAAKALSRDTADAPEWRLLGCFAGQCQKGQLAAASPVTYLDPKDPPMLLIVGEEDKTIPALQSLEMAEKLRAFNLPHELIVIPEVGQGFIGKSLAKTREANLKALAATFRFINQTMNQEE from the coding sequence ATGAAGCTTGTGATCCATCCATCCATTGCCCTTACGATCCTCGCAAGCGCTTTATCCGCGCAGCTTCCTTCGCCCGCACCGGAAATCGCAGGCAAGATCGAGGAAGAAAATCATTATCCGAATCATGAGGTGACATTTGCCAATGGTGTGAGTGGCTTCTCGAATCTGGTCTATGCGCAGCCGCTGGGCTATCGGCCCTTATCGCTTGACCTCTACTTGCCACCGAAGACACTTCCGCGGGCCGATGCCGGACATCCCTTGATTGTCTTCCTCCACGGAGGAGGTTGGATGGACGGCGATCCCCAGCGAAGCGGCGCTTTCGTTGATTTTCCGAGCGTGCTCGCGTCTCTTGCCGAGAAGGGATACGTGGTGGCATCGATCGAGTACCGCCTGAGCGGGGAAGCGATTTTCCCTGCACAACTACAGGATGCGAAAGCAGCCATCCGCTGGCTGCGATCTCAGGCTTCGCTGTATGGAATTGATCCCAGCCGGGCGATGGCCTGGGGTGTTGCTGCCGGAGGACATCTCGCGGCACTACTCGGAGTCAGTTGCCATGTTGCCGCTCTCGCAAGCAGGAGCAACGCTTCCGATCCATCGGACTGTGTCCAGGGGAGTGTGGTTTGGTCTGGCGTTTTCGACATGGCGACCATTGCGGTACAGGCACGCGCCGCGAAGGCACTGTCGAGAGATACTGCGGATGCTCCGGAGTGGCGTCTCTTGGGATGCTTTGCCGGGCAGTGTCAGAAAGGACAGCTCGCCGCTGCAAGTCCGGTCACTTATCTTGATCCGAAAGATCCTCCGATGCTGCTCATTGTGGGCGAAGAAGATAAGACCATTCCTGCTCTCCAATCGCTGGAGATGGCAGAAAAGCTGCGCGCCTTCAATCTCCCTCACGAGTTGATCGTGATTCCTGAAGTCGGCCAAGGATTCATTGGCAAGTCCTTGGCGAAAACGCGCGAAGCCAATCTGAAGGCGCTGGCGGCTACCTTTCGCTTTATCAATCAGACGATGAATCAGGAAGAGTAG
- a CDS encoding DUF417 family protein, with the protein MAGADRWAVALTRLGLIVVLVWIGALKVERYEADGIVPFVANSPLMSFFYAHPAPEYKQHMNREGDPAPANHAWHVTNHTYPFAIGLGSVIVGFGLMLSVHRWLPQVAAVGSLLVFLMSLVTLSFLITTPEVWVPDLGGPEHGFPLLTGAGRLVVKDAIMMGAALVTMADSAKAYLSKVAL; encoded by the coding sequence ATGGCTGGCGCAGATCGATGGGCCGTTGCGCTGACGCGCCTGGGTCTCATTGTGGTGTTGGTCTGGATTGGCGCTTTGAAAGTGGAGCGCTATGAGGCCGATGGTATCGTCCCCTTTGTCGCCAACAGCCCATTGATGAGCTTTTTCTATGCGCATCCAGCGCCCGAATATAAGCAACACATGAATCGGGAAGGCGATCCTGCTCCTGCCAATCATGCCTGGCACGTGACGAATCATACCTATCCGTTCGCGATCGGCCTGGGCTCGGTCATCGTCGGGTTCGGACTCATGCTCTCCGTTCACCGCTGGTTGCCGCAGGTGGCGGCGGTGGGGAGCTTGCTCGTTTTCCTGATGTCCCTCGTCACTCTTTCCTTTCTGATTACCACCCCCGAGGTTTGGGTGCCAGACTTGGGCGGGCCCGAGCACGGCTTCCCACTGTTGACGGGTGCCGGACGCCTGGTGGTGAAGGATGCAATCATGATGGGCGCCGCGCTGGTCACAATGGCAGACTCGGCGAAAGCCTACCTGAGTAAGGTCGCGCTGTAA
- a CDS encoding helix-turn-helix domain-containing protein: MKSVVEETPLHLYDPRNGDLALKLEHFQVAPGDWELPRSNCFTIYWIQLGRGDFHADFGCYSFEPNSLLFRVPYQFARLHAAEHLRGILLQFHANFFCIETHHEEVGCNGILFNDVYGLPFITLGPLSVVEFARLFDLMSGELRDAALAHSEVLVSYLKILLIQSTRLKLGQQQLSQLPGSRVPGMLRQLQELVETHFRQQRSPSKYAEFLAISPKALARLVKTHLHKTLTELIRERILKQAKWELLHTRKPVKEIALELGFEDIFYFSRMFKRGTGCSPTFFRDFETEIRGGRNLSMS; this comes from the coding sequence ATGAAGTCTGTTGTAGAGGAGACTCCTCTTCATCTCTATGATCCCCGAAACGGAGATCTTGCCCTCAAGCTGGAGCATTTCCAAGTCGCACCGGGAGATTGGGAGCTTCCTCGTTCCAACTGCTTTACGATCTACTGGATACAATTGGGCCGCGGAGACTTCCACGCGGATTTTGGCTGCTATTCCTTCGAACCGAACTCCTTACTCTTCCGTGTCCCTTATCAATTTGCAAGGCTTCATGCGGCGGAGCATTTGCGAGGCATCCTGCTCCAGTTCCACGCAAACTTCTTTTGCATTGAAACACACCATGAGGAGGTCGGTTGCAACGGCATTCTCTTCAATGATGTCTATGGTCTTCCTTTCATTACCCTCGGCCCGCTGAGTGTTGTTGAATTTGCTCGCCTCTTTGACCTGATGAGTGGAGAGTTGCGGGACGCGGCCCTCGCACATTCAGAAGTACTCGTGTCCTATTTGAAGATCCTGCTGATCCAGTCCACTCGCCTGAAGCTGGGGCAACAGCAGTTGTCTCAACTACCGGGTTCCAGAGTCCCCGGGATGCTGCGGCAGTTGCAGGAACTGGTTGAGACCCACTTCCGCCAGCAGCGGAGTCCCTCGAAGTATGCGGAGTTCCTGGCGATCTCGCCCAAAGCTCTGGCGCGCCTGGTCAAGACCCACCTGCACAAAACGCTCACGGAATTGATCCGCGAGCGCATTCTCAAACAGGCGAAGTGGGAACTGTTGCACACGAGAAAGCCGGTGAAGGAGATTGCGCTGGAGCTCGGCTTTGAGGACATTTTCTACTTCAGCCGCATGTTCAAGCGCGGTACGGGCTGTTCGCCGACATTTTTCCGCGACTTCGAGACGGAGATCCGCGGCGGAAGAAATTTGTCCATGTCGTAG
- a CDS encoding DUF488 domain-containing protein, whose amino-acid sequence MSVHSKRVYEKPGAEDGMRILVDRLWPRGLSKEKAHVDLWLKELAPSTELRKWFAHDPEKWVEFQKRYRLELKDHSEALEQLKREVDQGPVTLLYAAKDESHNEALVLEKLMG is encoded by the coding sequence ATGAGCGTCCACAGCAAACGCGTTTACGAGAAGCCCGGCGCCGAGGATGGCATGCGCATCCTCGTAGACCGGCTCTGGCCCAGAGGTCTCAGCAAAGAGAAAGCGCATGTCGATCTTTGGCTGAAAGAGCTTGCGCCCAGTACCGAACTGCGGAAGTGGTTCGCACATGATCCGGAGAAGTGGGTTGAGTTCCAAAAGCGTTACCGGCTCGAACTCAAGGACCACTCCGAGGCGCTCGAGCAGTTGAAGCGGGAAGTCGATCAAGGTCCCGTGACACTTCTTTATGCCGCAAAGGACGAGTCGCATAATGAAGCCTTGGTCCTTGAAAAACTGATGGGCTGA
- a CDS encoding carboxypeptidase-like regulatory domain-containing protein, whose translation MLIGYVSDEHFSAIADAQVEFTVGGLLAAVVRSTPSGALYADIPPGPYRVTLARDGFGSKRVEMTVDPESPYQFRMLSHSLCGYAWPKWLRSGERCEFRVHSIEAFRLSLWRYGREKELIRLLGWQDEHGPQAMRQILPDGDFTQTGTHWNRIGFTNPHSNGLIQAPERSGLYYLHAETATGAFFAFPWVVAPARPSARIAVLAATNSWNAYNNWGGRSNYVNAAGLPPEPTVYARQDLNRYQKGPFTEWLPNDDAFLPLSFERPELFNSPFPDEGAADPIKGRLQSSMAPGEWRLLAWLEREGFAYDYYSEQHLDNGLLELDAYEVLIFGVHPEYWTRRMYLRLKEWVQERGGRLLYLGGNGVNAEVQFVGDSAMCIHSHLKSEGGTFSMRDEAGEILESRFHRNVESEANLLGVVSTDSGVMTAAPYRAIQPDHWVFAGTGLEAGDLFGEASQHERCPGGASGYETDKRSRYSPQETVLLAKGENPDEGGAEMVIYELASGGACFSASSITWVSSLMVDENVSRITANVIRRFLR comes from the coding sequence ATGTTGATTGGTTATGTGAGCGACGAGCATTTTTCAGCGATTGCAGATGCACAGGTGGAGTTTACAGTGGGAGGCTTGCTGGCGGCTGTGGTGCGGTCCACTCCTTCAGGTGCCCTCTATGCCGACATTCCACCCGGCCCCTATCGTGTGACGCTTGCCCGCGACGGCTTCGGCTCAAAACGGGTGGAGATGACTGTAGATCCCGAAAGCCCCTATCAGTTCCGAATGCTCTCACATTCCCTCTGCGGCTATGCCTGGCCCAAGTGGCTGCGGTCTGGGGAGCGCTGCGAGTTCCGCGTGCATTCCATAGAAGCATTTCGCTTGAGTTTGTGGCGCTACGGGCGGGAGAAGGAGTTGATTCGACTGCTCGGATGGCAGGACGAACATGGGCCGCAGGCAATGCGGCAAATCCTGCCTGATGGGGACTTCACCCAGACTGGTACTCATTGGAATCGCATCGGCTTTACCAATCCGCATAGCAATGGCTTGATCCAGGCTCCGGAACGTTCTGGTTTGTACTACCTCCACGCCGAGACGGCCACGGGCGCATTCTTCGCATTTCCGTGGGTGGTTGCCCCCGCGAGGCCTTCGGCTCGTATCGCCGTTCTCGCCGCCACGAATAGTTGGAATGCCTACAACAACTGGGGTGGCCGCAGTAACTATGTCAATGCCGCAGGCCTTCCGCCGGAGCCAACGGTATATGCGCGGCAGGACCTGAATCGCTATCAGAAAGGGCCCTTCACGGAATGGCTGCCCAACGATGATGCCTTCCTCCCGCTGAGCTTTGAACGGCCAGAACTCTTCAATAGTCCTTTTCCCGACGAGGGCGCAGCAGACCCGATCAAAGGCCGCTTGCAATCGAGCATGGCTCCCGGGGAATGGCGTCTGCTCGCTTGGTTAGAGCGCGAGGGCTTCGCCTATGACTACTATTCCGAGCAGCACTTGGATAACGGCCTTCTCGAACTGGATGCATACGAGGTGTTGATCTTCGGTGTCCATCCAGAGTACTGGACAAGACGGATGTATCTGCGATTGAAAGAGTGGGTGCAGGAACGGGGTGGCCGCTTGCTGTACCTGGGGGGCAATGGAGTGAACGCCGAGGTCCAGTTCGTCGGCGATTCTGCAATGTGCATCCATAGTCATTTGAAGAGCGAAGGTGGCACATTCAGCATGCGGGACGAGGCGGGCGAGATCCTGGAGAGCCGCTTCCACCGGAATGTTGAGTCCGAAGCAAACCTACTGGGCGTGGTCTCCACAGACAGCGGCGTGATGACGGCCGCGCCTTACAGGGCCATCCAGCCCGATCACTGGGTCTTTGCAGGGACAGGGCTCGAAGCAGGAGATCTCTTTGGAGAAGCGAGCCAGCACGAACGCTGCCCCGGTGGGGCTTCCGGCTATGAGACTGACAAGAGGAGCCGCTACTCTCCGCAGGAGACTGTCCTGCTGGCGAAGGGTGAGAATCCCGACGAAGGCGGCGCAGAAATGGTGATTTACGAACTGGCGTCGGGAGGCGCCTGCTTCTCCGCCAGCTCCATCACCTGGGTCAGTTCCTTGATGGTGGATGAGAATGTATCGAGAATCACTGCCAATGTGATCCGGAGGTTCTTGCGCTAG
- a CDS encoding IclR family transcriptional regulator, protein MKQAEFGTPTAGAVKRALAILECLDGSRRGLNISELSRKLKIPKSSTHVIVLTLERLGYLEREERGLHYSLGLKAHILGQGVMKTLRLADIAQPRMRQLADSLRVTAHLAVPDRDQGVFIQKVDAPGLIKFDTYVGRHMDLHCTAVGKVILAFGPAEIREHILAKSVYMRYTEHTLTTPRQLLRDLKRVQRLRYASDDEEEELEVRCVAVPVYSTAGQFLAALSVTGTIRQIAGDAVERIAALLKSAAAEIGAAASVQNHG, encoded by the coding sequence ATGAAACAGGCAGAGTTCGGGACCCCCACCGCGGGCGCTGTGAAGCGGGCGCTGGCCATTCTCGAGTGTCTCGATGGTTCCCGCCGCGGCTTAAACATTTCTGAGTTGAGCCGTAAGCTCAAGATCCCGAAAAGCTCCACCCATGTGATTGTCCTGACACTCGAACGTCTTGGCTATCTGGAGCGGGAAGAGCGAGGATTGCACTACTCGCTGGGTTTGAAAGCGCATATCCTGGGCCAGGGTGTGATGAAGACGCTGCGCCTTGCCGACATCGCTCAACCTCGCATGAGACAGTTGGCGGACAGTTTGCGAGTGACGGCGCACTTGGCAGTTCCGGACAGGGATCAGGGCGTGTTCATCCAGAAGGTGGATGCGCCGGGTTTGATCAAATTTGACACTTATGTCGGCCGCCATATGGATCTGCATTGCACCGCAGTCGGAAAAGTCATCCTCGCTTTTGGCCCGGCGGAAATCCGCGAACATATCCTGGCGAAGTCTGTCTACATGCGCTACACCGAACACACGCTGACTACGCCTCGCCAACTGCTACGCGATCTGAAGCGTGTACAGAGGCTGCGTTATGCCAGCGACGACGAGGAAGAAGAGTTGGAAGTCCGCTGTGTGGCGGTTCCCGTGTACTCTACGGCAGGGCAGTTTCTTGCTGCGTTGAGTGTCACAGGGACCATCCGGCAGATTGCCGGCGATGCGGTGGAGCGGATTGCGGCGCTGCTGAAAAGTGCGGCAGCGGAAATTGGAGCGGCGGCCAGTGTCCAGAATCATGGATGA
- a CDS encoding mandelate racemase/muconate lactonizing enzyme family protein, with amino-acid sequence MKITKVELFVLKSSGLYNNPEGAEEASGPTYMGLVKVSTDAGICGYSDVETCASVAKAAIEAPKWSSEPGMECFDGLASLLIGENPLEVERLWYRMYRGSIYYGRRGVAIQAISAIDIALWDIAGKFYGQPIHILLGAKWRDRVRAYASTLFRSTPEAMREAVHKYKDEGFTAIKFGWGVFGKDRELDVRLVEAARAALGDKNDLLVDTGWFVERTAKEAIQVVRSLEPYRPFFIEELLHPEDYDGYRKVADSVDTLIACGEQEATEWGFQQLIHRGGVDIVQPDLTRCGGFTVGRKIAQMAELSNILVIPHSWSSDLLTAASLHFNAFLRRAVFIEFNTSQGPLSRELVKNSLRIEDGFVRVPEGPGLGVEVDEDVIERYRIA; translated from the coding sequence ATGAAGATCACTAAAGTCGAGTTGTTCGTTCTTAAAAGCAGCGGCCTCTACAACAATCCCGAAGGCGCGGAAGAGGCTTCTGGCCCCACTTATATGGGACTGGTGAAGGTTTCGACCGATGCCGGTATTTGCGGCTACTCGGATGTCGAGACCTGCGCCTCCGTCGCCAAGGCCGCCATTGAAGCCCCCAAATGGAGTTCTGAGCCAGGAATGGAGTGCTTCGATGGCCTTGCCTCGCTGCTGATTGGCGAGAACCCTCTCGAAGTTGAACGGCTCTGGTATCGCATGTACCGGGGCAGCATTTACTATGGCCGCCGCGGTGTCGCAATCCAGGCCATATCGGCCATCGACATCGCACTCTGGGACATCGCCGGTAAGTTCTATGGCCAGCCGATTCACATTCTGCTCGGCGCCAAATGGCGTGATCGTGTGCGCGCTTACGCCAGTACGCTCTTCCGCTCCACACCCGAAGCAATGCGCGAGGCCGTTCACAAGTACAAAGATGAAGGCTTTACCGCGATCAAGTTTGGCTGGGGTGTGTTTGGCAAGGATCGGGAACTCGATGTCCGGCTCGTGGAAGCCGCGCGCGCTGCGCTTGGTGACAAAAATGATCTGCTGGTCGACACCGGCTGGTTTGTCGAACGTACGGCGAAAGAGGCCATCCAGGTGGTCCGCAGCCTGGAACCGTATCGTCCTTTCTTCATTGAAGAACTCCTCCATCCCGAAGACTATGACGGCTACCGCAAAGTGGCAGACTCCGTCGACACGCTGATCGCCTGCGGAGAGCAGGAAGCCACCGAGTGGGGTTTCCAGCAACTGATCCATCGGGGCGGTGTGGACATTGTCCAACCAGATCTCACGCGCTGCGGTGGTTTCACCGTTGGCCGCAAGATCGCCCAGATGGCCGAGCTGTCCAATATTCTAGTGATCCCACACTCCTGGTCGAGTGACCTACTGACGGCTGCGTCCTTACATTTCAACGCCTTTCTCCGGCGTGCCGTGTTTATCGAATTCAATACCTCACAGGGTCCGCTGAGCCGTGAGTTGGTCAAAAATAGTCTGCGGATTGAGGACGGTTTTGTTCGTGTGCCTGAAGGACCTGGGTTAGGAGTGGAGGTGGACGAAGATGTTATCGAGCGCTACCGCATCGCTTAG